The following proteins are co-located in the Macrobrachium rosenbergii isolate ZJJX-2024 chromosome 26, ASM4041242v1, whole genome shotgun sequence genome:
- the LOC136852882 gene encoding dentin sialophosphoprotein-like, with amino-acid sequence MAHKDAQYQPDFVCSSSSTSSGGVVVGRALVDYDCSSRSGSKSNVVDDIGSDVEFRTSRNSGDQKVNEKGSLSVVTVFGKGVSLSSPSSSIPPSPSSSHIRQQNLQQQPELLQHHQHRAKKTDDASVICVSAPSAVGGGGVASPSVSPPSSHLLQQQNLQQHTKGGDWVISAAAAALSSPTAVNGVVKASSSPIILSSRFLEDVSCGPGEEEQKKRHPKQEGGEEEAEEGGEAEEEEEKGSSTAGPSGSSRRRRSRKVRSRSHSRSRTTSRSSRHLLLSETAGAGGGGGEGQRVSGHGVPSAGVVVTVAAGAGAGRGQEVEGEQEQEQEAMRIEHRARFVSSTGERVAVGSASSSTFPEAVSPPVVGLGRPTPPPAVVVMEGRVDQTATAKNKKILKTSLYSSDEEWDEEESDLSSCGGSSSDGDEEEDHSDSSDDDDPKSQVDRLIERGTLIYMDGENSNLSSETEDDSSSSSSDYDQSSDSESDITDVSPLLSATASPLGLSPVLPRRTLGTSPLALHDNRDLVVVVAAAAAAADYSSRPEISSNDQGYDSQPHCNGSSHSNSDDSTDMTLLLKAVVELEKKQRQKRSSRSSAALSSTNDHYNNRHHHHHHYHHHRSSSNRPSRHGTSAGGGSGGGRHYHHHHHHHHHHQQQQQQENLQNALHHHHSHLEPTSPISIHPIDASPHHSHLRRASHSSSSSHRRKNMSFSNDEVRRIDRDNQILLKKIMSAHTRTRNHHSSSSNQNNRTVHRPANSTVNRRKEEEKIRRENMILLRKIQEAKPSKDVTASRSPRHRTAHGVGVRPPSSLPATPGSIGASARTA; translated from the exons ATGGCCCACAAAGACGCCCAGTACCAGCCTGACTTCgtctgtagtagtagtagtaccagtAGTGGAGGTGTTGTTGTTGGTCGTGCCCTTGTGGATTACGACTGCAGCAGCAGAAGCGGGAGTAAAAGCAACGTCGTCGACGACATTGGAAGTGATGTGGAATTTAGGACTAGTCGTAACAGTGGTGACCAGAAAGTGAACGAGAAAGGAAGTCTCAGTGTTGTAACAGTGTTTGGAAAGGGGGTCTCTTTGTCGTCTCCCTCTTCGAGTATTCCTCCGTCACCATCTTCATCACACATTCGCCAACAAAATCTCCAACAGCAGCCAGAGCTCCTACAACATCACCAACACAGGGCGAAGAAGACAGACGACGCCTCCGTGATTTGCGTTTCTGCCCCTTCagctgttggtggtggtggtgttgcttCTCCTTCAGTTTCTCCTCCGTCGTCGCACCTTCTCCAACAACAAAATCTCCAACAACACACGAAAGGCGGCGACTGGGTGATCTccgctgctgctgccgccctTTCGTCCCCTACTGCTGTCAATGGCGTTGTGAAGGCTTCGTCTTCCCCTATAATATTATCTTCCCGATTTTTGGAGGACGTTTCTTGTGGCCCGGGGGAGGAAGAGCAGAAAAAGCGGCATCCTAAGCAGGAGGGAGGCGAGGAGGAAgcggaggagggaggagaagcagaggaggaggaggagaagggtaGTAGCACTGCTGGTCCCAGCGgcagtagtaggaggaggaggagtaggaaggttAGGTCTAGGAGCCACAGTAGGTCCAGGACCACCAGTAGGAGTAGTCGTCACCTGCTGCTGTctgaaacagcaggagcaggaggcggaggaggagaaggtCAGCGCGTTTCCGGACACGGAGTACCGTCAGCGGGAGTAGTAGTGACAgtagcagcaggagcaggagcagggaGAGGACAGGAAGTAGAaggggagcaggagcaggagcaggaggcaATGAGGATCGAACACCGAGCCCGCTTCGTCAGTAGCACCGGCGAGAGAGTCGCGGTCGGTAGTGCGAGTTCCTCCACCTTCCCAGAGGCTGTTTCTCCTCCCGTGGTAGGCCTAGGACGACCAACCCCGCCCCCGGCAGTAGTCGTCATGGAGGGACGCGTAGACCAAACGGCGACGGCCAAGAACAAGAAGATCCTCAAGACCTCCCTCTACAGCTCTGACGAGGAGTGGGACGAGGAGGAGAGCGACCTGAGCAGCTGCGGCGGGTCGTCCTCCGACGGGGACGAGGAGGAAGACCACAGCGACAGCAGCGACGACGACGACCCCAAGTCGCAGGTGGACCGGCTGATCGAGAGGGGCACCCTCATCTACATGGACGGCGAGAACTCCAACCTGTCGTCGGAGACCGAGGacgactcctcctcctccagcagcGACTACGACCAGAGCAGCGACAGCGAGAGCGACATCACGGACGTGTCGCCGCTGCTGTCGGCGACGGCGAGTCCCTTGGGTCTGTCTCCCGTCCTCCCGAGGAGGACGCTGGGCACCTCGCCCTTGGCGCTGCACGACAACAGGGACCTGGTGGTGGTCGtggccgccgccgccgccgcggCGGACTACAGCAGCAGGCCGGAGATCTCCTCGAACGACCAGGGGTACGACTCGCAGCCGCACTGCAACGGCTCCAGCCACAGCAACAGCGACGACTCGACGGACATGACTCTGCTCCTGAAGGCGGTGGTGGAGTTGGAGAAGAAGCAGCGGCAGAAGCGCAGCAGCAGGTCGTCTGCCGCGCTGTCCTCCACCAACGACCACTACAACAACagacatcaccaccaccaccattatcACCACCACAGGAGCAGTAGCAATAGACCTAGTCGTCACGGCACTTCTGCAGGAGGCGGAAGCGGAGGGGGTCGTCactatcaccaccaccaccaccaccatcatcaccaccagcagcagcagcagcaggagaaccTGCAGAACGCCCTTCATCACCACCACAGTCACCTGGAGCCCACCTCGCCCATATCAATCCACCCCATCGACGCCAGCCCCCACCACAGCCACCTCCGCAGGGCGTCGCactcctcctcgtcctcccacCGGAGGAAAAACATGTCGTTCTCGAACGACGAGGTCCGCAGGATAGACAGGGACAACCAGATCCTCCTGAAGAAGATCATGAGCGCCCACACCAGGACCCGAAACCACCACAGTTCCTCCTCCAACCAGAATAACAGGACCGTCCACAGACCGGCCAATTCGACCGTCAacaggaggaaagaggaagagaagattAGGAGAGAAAATATG ATTCTGCTGCGGAAGATCCAGGAAGCGAAGCCTTCGAAGGACGTCACCGCCTCCAGGTCCCCCCGTCACAGGACTGCCCACGGCGTTGGCGTCCGCCCACCGTCTAGCCTTCCTGCCACTCCCGGCTCCATAGGTGCTTCGGCTCGCACGGCctag